A window of the Amycolatopsis solani genome harbors these coding sequences:
- a CDS encoding MFS transporter, which yields MTTATISAPVAGPRAGRREWVGLAVLALPALLVSLDVFVLVLALPKLAVSLHADGTEQLWIMDTYGFMVAGFMVTMGTLGDRIGRRKLLLIGAAAFGIASVVAAFSTSAGMLIAARGALGIAGATLAPSTLSLIGAMFENPRQRAEAIGIWAGCFTVGAIIGPIVGGFMLEHFWWGSVFLLGVPAMVLLLVIGPKLLPEYRDETAGRLDLPSVGLSLAAILPAVYGVKELARDGVHAGPVVALGLGLVIGYVFVKRQRTLEEPLIDFSLFAAKAFRTALGGMLLFSMLGGTTMLFVAQFFQVAQQLSPVGAALGLLPGMAASTVSFLAAPVLVRRVEPRVLIAGGVALAAAGMAVLAFVEPAGGPVWPALGFAVTSLGVGPMVALGTDLVVGSVPVRKAGAASALAQTVNEFGYSLGLATVGTLGSAVVRAHGFASGLHVVAGLAAVAFAVLVRFVAKNLRTA from the coding sequence ATGACCACCGCCACCATCTCCGCACCGGTTGCCGGGCCCAGGGCCGGGCGGCGGGAGTGGGTCGGGCTGGCCGTGCTGGCGCTGCCGGCTCTGCTCGTCTCGCTCGACGTCTTCGTGCTCGTGCTCGCGCTGCCGAAGCTTGCCGTCAGCCTGCACGCCGATGGGACCGAACAGCTCTGGATCATGGACACCTACGGCTTCATGGTCGCCGGGTTCATGGTCACCATGGGGACGCTCGGGGACCGGATCGGGCGGCGGAAGCTCCTGCTGATCGGGGCCGCCGCCTTCGGGATCGCCTCCGTCGTCGCCGCCTTCTCCACCAGTGCCGGCATGCTCATCGCCGCGCGGGGCGCGCTCGGGATTGCCGGGGCGACGCTTGCCCCCTCGACGCTGTCGCTGATCGGGGCCATGTTCGAGAACCCGCGGCAGCGGGCCGAAGCGATCGGGATCTGGGCCGGCTGCTTCACCGTCGGGGCGATCATCGGGCCGATCGTCGGGGGCTTCATGCTCGAGCACTTCTGGTGGGGCTCGGTCTTCCTGCTCGGCGTCCCCGCCATGGTCCTGTTGCTGGTCATCGGCCCGAAGCTGCTGCCCGAGTACCGCGACGAAACCGCCGGACGGCTCGATCTGCCGAGTGTCGGCCTATCACTGGCCGCCATCCTGCCCGCCGTCTACGGCGTCAAGGAGCTCGCTCGCGACGGTGTCCACGCCGGGCCGGTCGTGGCGCTCGGGCTGGGCCTGGTCATCGGGTACGTCTTCGTGAAGCGGCAGCGGACGCTCGAAGAGCCGCTGATCGACTTCAGCCTCTTCGCCGCGAAGGCGTTCCGGACGGCGCTCGGCGGGATGCTGCTGTTCAGCATGCTCGGCGGGACCACGATGCTGTTCGTCGCGCAGTTCTTCCAGGTCGCGCAGCAGCTCTCGCCGGTCGGGGCCGCGCTCGGGCTGCTGCCGGGGATGGCCGCCTCGACCGTCAGCTTCCTCGCCGCTCCCGTGCTCGTTCGCCGCGTCGAGCCGCGGGTGCTGATCGCCGGTGGGGTCGCGCTGGCCGCGGCCGGGATGGCCGTTCTCGCGTTCGTCGAGCCCGCCGGTGGGCCGGTGTGGCCCGCGCTGGGGTTCGCCGTGACGTCGCTGGGGGTCGGGCCGATGGTCGCGCTGGGCACCGACCTCGTCGTCGGCTCGGTCCCGGTGCGCAAGGCCGGTGCCGCTTCCGCGCTCGCGCAGACCGTCAACGAGTTCGGTTACTCGCTCGGCCTCGCGACCGTCGGCACGCTGGGCAGCGCCGTCGTGCGGGCGCACGGGTTCGCCAGCGGGCTGCACGTCGTCGCCGGGCTCGCCGCCGTCGCGTTCGCCGTGCTCGTCCGGTTCGTCGCCAAGAACCTGCGGACCGCCTAA
- a CDS encoding DUF1707 SHOCT-like domain-containing protein, whose amino-acid sequence MGEEENAAAETKPLSERDLRVSDDEREHVVGVLQKAIGRGMIDLDEFTERTDRALASRTRGELNAVLADLAGLYHPSAAVAAAPAYAPPPVGYAPGRRFELNAKYSSLHRGGPWVVPSELVVRNKYGSTKLDFTEAQVQSPVVHIELDAKWGSVEIIIPEHAAVDLNAISDVKFGAMEDKTRSNGRMGNPRYVLSGRVHGGSLVIRHPRRGLFG is encoded by the coding sequence ATGGGCGAGGAAGAGAACGCGGCAGCCGAAACCAAGCCGTTGAGCGAGCGCGACCTCCGGGTCTCCGACGACGAGCGCGAGCACGTCGTCGGCGTGCTCCAGAAGGCGATCGGCCGCGGCATGATCGACCTCGACGAGTTCACCGAGCGGACCGACCGCGCGCTGGCGTCGCGGACGCGGGGCGAGCTGAACGCCGTGCTGGCCGACCTCGCCGGCCTGTACCACCCGAGCGCGGCCGTCGCCGCCGCTCCGGCGTACGCGCCGCCGCCGGTGGGGTACGCGCCCGGCCGCCGGTTCGAGCTCAACGCGAAGTACTCCTCGCTGCACCGCGGCGGGCCGTGGGTGGTGCCGTCCGAGCTGGTCGTCCGCAACAAGTACGGGTCGACGAAGCTGGACTTCACCGAGGCGCAGGTGCAGTCGCCGGTGGTGCACATCGAGCTGGACGCCAAGTGGGGTTCGGTCGAGATCATCATCCCGGAGCACGCGGCGGTGGACCTCAACGCGATCAGCGACGTCAAGTTCGGCGCGATGGAGGACAAGACGCGCAGCAACGGCCGCATGGGCAACCCGCGCTACGTGCTGAGCGGCCGCGTCCACGGCGGTTCGCTGGTCATCCGGCACCCGCGGCGCGGGCTCTTCGGCTAG
- a CDS encoding response regulator → MSEPRISVMVVDDHPIWRDGVARDLTEHGFDVKATAPDADAALRIARTVRPDVVLMDLNLGTTSGVDATREITAALPSTKVLVLSASGEHKDVLEAVKAGASGYLVKSASAAELVDAVHRTAAGDPVFTAGLAGLVLGEYRRMADASAGDTAGAEPPRLTERETDVLRLVAKGLTARQIAERLVLSHRTVENHVQSTLRKLQLHNRVELARYAIEHGLDEE, encoded by the coding sequence ATGAGCGAGCCGCGGATTTCGGTCATGGTCGTCGACGACCACCCGATCTGGCGCGACGGGGTGGCCCGCGACCTGACCGAGCACGGCTTCGACGTGAAGGCGACCGCACCGGACGCCGACGCGGCGCTGCGCATCGCGCGGACCGTCCGGCCGGACGTCGTGCTGATGGACCTCAACCTGGGCACCACCTCGGGCGTGGACGCCACCCGCGAGATCACCGCGGCGCTGCCGTCGACGAAGGTGCTGGTGCTGTCGGCGAGCGGGGAGCACAAGGACGTCCTGGAGGCGGTCAAGGCGGGCGCGTCCGGCTACCTGGTCAAGTCGGCGTCGGCGGCGGAGCTGGTGGACGCCGTCCACCGGACCGCGGCGGGCGACCCGGTGTTCACCGCCGGACTGGCCGGGCTGGTGCTCGGCGAGTACCGGCGGATGGCCGACGCGTCCGCCGGCGACACCGCGGGCGCCGAGCCGCCCCGGCTGACCGAACGCGAGACCGACGTCCTGCGCCTGGTCGCGAAGGGGCTGACCGCCCGGCAGATCGCCGAGCGGCTGGTGCTGTCGCACCGCACGGTGGAGAACCACGTGCAGTCGACGCTGCGGAAGCTGCAGCTGCACAACCGCGTCGAGCTGGCCCGCTACGCGATCGAACACGGCCTCGACGAGGAGTGA
- the macS gene encoding MacS family sensor histidine kinase gives MTVRRTPDPITPMWRGVIAFRWLTWAFACGTVIVQSGHYQREWLAWAIVGVMALWSVVSSFLYLRERTRPPALVAFDLVFTTALLLTSPWVLSDEQFMLNVPLITTVWAAVPPVAAGARFGASGGVLAGLVVGVATGLARDKFDLDVARDGVLLAAAGLLVGMAATMGRRSAARLEQALRKEAATAERERLARSIHDSVLQVLARVRKRGNEVGGEAAELARLAGEQEIALRSLVTTEPLTPNDSGTLSLRAALQLLATSSVQVSTPADDVELPARVTDELVAVTREALANVEKHAGPGAHAWVLLEDLGSEVVVSIRDDGPGIPDGVLERAAAEGHLGVVESIRGRVRDLGGSATLDTGPGQGTEWEVRVPSTRGAK, from the coding sequence GTGACCGTCCGGCGGACCCCCGATCCGATCACGCCGATGTGGCGGGGCGTGATCGCGTTCCGCTGGCTCACGTGGGCGTTCGCCTGCGGGACCGTGATCGTCCAAAGCGGGCACTACCAGCGCGAGTGGCTGGCGTGGGCGATCGTCGGCGTGATGGCGCTGTGGTCGGTCGTCAGCAGCTTCCTCTACCTGCGCGAGCGGACGCGGCCGCCGGCACTGGTGGCCTTCGACCTGGTGTTCACGACGGCGTTGCTGCTGACCTCGCCGTGGGTGCTCAGCGACGAGCAGTTCATGCTCAACGTCCCGCTCATCACCACCGTCTGGGCGGCCGTGCCCCCGGTCGCCGCGGGCGCGCGCTTCGGCGCGAGCGGTGGCGTGCTGGCCGGGCTCGTCGTCGGCGTGGCGACCGGGCTGGCGCGGGACAAGTTCGACCTCGACGTCGCCCGTGACGGCGTCCTGCTCGCCGCCGCCGGCCTGCTGGTCGGCATGGCCGCGACGATGGGCCGCCGGTCCGCGGCGCGGCTGGAGCAGGCGCTGCGGAAGGAAGCGGCGACGGCCGAGCGGGAACGGCTGGCCCGGTCGATCCACGACAGCGTGCTGCAGGTGCTCGCCCGGGTCCGCAAGCGCGGCAACGAGGTCGGCGGCGAAGCGGCGGAGCTGGCGAGGCTGGCCGGCGAGCAGGAGATCGCGCTGCGGTCGCTGGTGACGACCGAGCCGCTGACCCCGAACGACAGCGGCACGCTGAGCCTGCGCGCGGCCCTGCAGCTGCTCGCGACGTCGTCGGTGCAGGTCTCGACACCGGCGGACGACGTCGAGCTGCCCGCGCGCGTCACCGACGAGCTCGTCGCCGTCACCCGCGAAGCACTGGCGAACGTCGAGAAGCACGCGGGCCCCGGCGCGCACGCGTGGGTGCTGCTGGAGGACCTCGGCAGCGAAGTGGTGGTGAGCATCCGCGACGACGGACCGGGCATTCCGGACGGCGTTCTCGAGCGAGCGGCAGCGGAAGGGCACCTCGGCGTGGTGGAATCCATCCGGGGGCGGGTCCGCGATCTCGGGGGGAGCGCGACCCTCGACACCGGGCCCGGTCAGGGCACGGAGTGGGAGGTCAGGGTGCCGAGCACGAGGGGTGCGAAATGA
- a CDS encoding AI-2E family transporter: MTHARREDPFLPEHEDITGLIPRGLRISAALAWRFIVVIAALYAVVWVIGYLSVVVIPLSIALLVSALLAPAVQKLVAVRFPRGLATAIVLIAGLAVLGGLLTFVITQFSSGLPQLQQQVNASLDQIKNWLLNGPPHLRQEQIQDFINQAIGFIQNNQASITTTALTTASTVGEILTGFLLTLFITIFFLSGGDGIWTFLVRAVPNRVRNRVDVAGRRGFASLVSYVRATAAVAVVDAVGIGIGLWIMGVPLVIPLATLVFIGAFIPIIGAVITGGVAVLIALVTNGFIGAVIVLAIVIGVMQLESHILQPLLLGRAVKLHPLAVVLAITAGLVAGGIAGALLAVPLLAVLNAGVRSLLHETNPDPAEVDVLKDQAAQPNDAEPGGPKAELATLGEEEDDASPAEPPKRDEAERP; the protein is encoded by the coding sequence GTGACCCACGCGCGACGCGAAGACCCGTTCCTGCCGGAGCACGAGGACATCACCGGGCTGATCCCGCGAGGCCTGCGCATCAGCGCGGCACTCGCGTGGCGGTTCATCGTGGTGATCGCCGCGTTGTACGCCGTGGTCTGGGTGATCGGCTACCTCTCGGTGGTCGTCATCCCGCTGTCCATCGCCCTGCTCGTTTCGGCGCTCCTCGCGCCGGCGGTGCAGAAGCTGGTGGCGGTGCGGTTCCCCCGCGGGCTGGCGACGGCGATCGTGCTGATCGCCGGGCTCGCCGTGCTGGGCGGGCTGCTGACGTTCGTCATCACGCAGTTCTCCTCCGGGCTGCCGCAGCTGCAGCAGCAGGTGAACGCGAGCCTCGACCAGATCAAGAACTGGCTCCTCAACGGGCCGCCGCACCTGCGCCAGGAGCAGATCCAGGACTTCATCAACCAGGCGATCGGGTTCATCCAGAACAACCAGGCGTCCATCACGACGACCGCGCTGACGACGGCGAGCACGGTCGGCGAGATCCTCACCGGCTTCCTGCTGACGCTGTTCATCACGATCTTCTTCCTCAGCGGCGGCGACGGCATCTGGACGTTCCTGGTCCGCGCCGTGCCCAACCGGGTCCGCAACCGGGTCGACGTCGCCGGGCGCCGCGGGTTCGCGTCGCTGGTCAGCTACGTCCGCGCGACGGCCGCGGTCGCCGTCGTCGACGCGGTCGGCATCGGCATCGGCCTGTGGATCATGGGTGTCCCGCTGGTGATCCCGCTGGCGACGCTGGTGTTCATCGGCGCGTTCATCCCGATCATCGGCGCGGTCATCACCGGCGGCGTCGCGGTGCTGATCGCACTGGTGACGAACGGCTTCATCGGCGCGGTGATCGTGCTGGCCATCGTGATCGGCGTGATGCAGCTGGAGAGCCACATCCTGCAGCCGCTCCTGCTCGGGCGGGCGGTGAAGCTGCACCCGCTGGCCGTGGTGCTCGCCATCACCGCCGGCCTGGTCGCGGGCGGGATCGCCGGCGCGCTGCTGGCCGTGCCGCTGCTGGCCGTGCTCAATGCCGGCGTCCGGTCGCTGCTGCACGAGACCAACCCGGACCCGGCCGAGGTGGACGTCCTCAAGGACCAGGCCGCGCAGCCGAACGACGCCGAGCCCGGCGGGCCGAAGGCCGAACTCGCGACGCTCGGCGAGGAGGAGGACGACGCGTCACCGGCCGAGCCGCCGAAGCGTGACGAAGCCGAACGGCCGTGA